From Asterias rubens chromosome 3, eAstRub1.3, whole genome shotgun sequence, the proteins below share one genomic window:
- the LOC117288573 gene encoding DAZ-associated protein 2-like → MPFSKGKKDEKKEKKSAYPVQQVAPAYPVQPAAQPAYQPQAYPQGYPQGPPQGYPQGPPQGYPQGGPQGPPQGAPPAYSAQAPLPGAPGYQQPLPGAPGYQQPLPGAPGYQQPPAQGYYMPQQPQSTVVMQGGFEAGARFSGNTPPTIPPPPPGVAPNAAQMAVATGQNVVISQQKSSWMSGGGDGGYTVF, encoded by the exons ATGCCTTTCAGCAAAGGAAAAAAGG ATGAAAAGAAGGAGAAGAAGTCAGCATACCCTGTCCAGCAGGTGGCACCAGCCTACCCAGTACAGCCTGCAGCCCAGCCTGCCTACCAACCACAAGCTTATCCACAGGGCTATCCACAGGGACCTCCACAAGGTTATCCACAAGGACCTCCACAAGGTTATCCACAAGGTGGACCACAAGGCCCGCCCCAAGGAGCTCCACCAGCTTACTCTGCTCAG GCTCCACTACCCGGTGCTCCGGGTTACCAACAACCACTACCCGGTGCTCCGGGTTACCAACAACCACTACCCGGTGCTCCAGGTTACCAACAACCTCCTGCTCAGGGGTACTACATGCCTCAACAGCCGCAGTCAACAGTCGTCATGCAGGGAGGCTTCGAGGCAGGTGCTAGATTCTCCGGCAATACTCCACCCACGATCCCT CCCCCTCCCCCAGGAGTAGCCCCCAATGCGGCCCAGATGGCAGTTGCGACAGGTCAGAACGTTGTCATTTCTCAGCAGAAAAGTAGCTGGATGTCAGGCGGTGGGGACGGAGGATACACAGTCTTTTAA